A single Clostridium taeniosporum DNA region contains:
- a CDS encoding imm11 family protein, translating into MDYFLLKQDEEYTNAPMLMDVFKNIDVRNINLLNAHKIEDIVIFNVKCTDETEFLDILDRNLFLISKEMKKIIEKYDSEILFKTIPLIDLPHERQENYYMPIFEEIECLSEKSELNLNKTVVKKIILDKEKIRNKKIFKIKESSKTLVVIRLDVAESLLRREFKGMCLERLEIDD; encoded by the coding sequence ATGGATTATTTTTTATTAAAACAGGATGAAGAGTATACAAATGCGCCAATGTTGATGGACGTATTCAAAAATATTGATGTTAGAAATATCAACTTATTAAATGCCCATAAAATTGAAGATATTGTTATTTTTAATGTTAAATGCACTGATGAAACAGAGTTTTTAGATATCCTAGATAGAAATCTATTTCTTATTTCAAAAGAAATGAAAAAAATAATTGAAAAGTATGATTCAGAAATTTTATTTAAAACCATTCCTTTAATAGATTTACCACATGAAAGACAAGAAAATTATTATATGCCAATATTTGAAGAAATAGAATGTTTAAGTGAAAAATCTGAATTAAATTTAAATAAAACTGTAGTAAAAAAAATTATATTAGATAAAGAAAAAATTAGAAATAAGAAAATTTTTAAGATAAAAGAAAGCTCAAAAACCTTAGTAGTAATAAGACTAGACGTTGCTGAAAGTTTGCTTAGAAGGGAATTTAAAGGAATGTGTTTAGAAAGATTAGAAATTGATGATTAA
- a CDS encoding phage baseplate assembly protein V, giving the protein MIEEYMHTAGDILVEPYKFQKISKLKIIRELNEHGKLYISGIISDENVDKYVEEAGADETIKVLVKDDKENTITLFEGLVTKVCIKAKNHVRTLEIEALSKTFLMDIRKNNGSFQNSNLTYGDIFNQKNSGYSDITIVDNVTNETKIDGFIVQYKETDWEFLKRLASYFNVALVPECRLSGIKYSIGGAGEAVVYDIDEFNYSIEKGLQEYNIKSSNEDYELNDVNLISYEVITNKILGLYNEVNFKGRKLLVYKCEIEMVDGILSNKYILRDENGMKVRKIYNNNIVGVSLEGRVLATEKDRVKVSLEIDESSTESEDAKWFEYATVFSSPDGTGWYCMPEVGDAIRLYFPDNVESNAYAISSVNLQSSNSSKRSDPSRKSIGTKYGKEIVMSPGAVEIIGNGNLLMRLTDDGGIEVNSDKSIVMNAGEDVSISGGGKVTIQGDAGINLTQSGANIIIQDDVIMSGGKVNIQS; this is encoded by the coding sequence ATGATTGAAGAATATATGCATACTGCAGGAGACATTTTAGTAGAACCTTATAAGTTTCAGAAAATATCAAAGCTTAAGATCATTAGAGAATTAAATGAACATGGAAAACTTTATATTAGTGGAATCATAAGCGATGAGAATGTAGATAAGTACGTTGAGGAAGCTGGTGCAGATGAAACTATTAAGGTGTTAGTAAAAGATGATAAAGAAAACACCATAACTTTATTTGAAGGACTTGTAACTAAAGTTTGCATTAAAGCAAAAAATCATGTAAGAACTTTAGAAATAGAAGCTTTAAGTAAAACATTTTTAATGGATATAAGAAAAAACAATGGTTCATTCCAAAATTCAAATCTTACTTATGGTGATATTTTTAATCAAAAAAATAGTGGATATAGTGATATTACAATTGTAGATAATGTTACCAATGAAACTAAAATAGATGGGTTTATAGTTCAATATAAAGAAACGGATTGGGAATTTTTAAAAAGATTAGCTTCATATTTTAATGTAGCATTAGTACCTGAATGCCGATTATCAGGAATAAAGTATTCCATAGGGGGAGCTGGTGAAGCCGTAGTTTATGATATTGATGAATTTAATTATTCAATAGAAAAGGGATTACAAGAATATAACATAAAATCTTCTAATGAAGATTATGAGCTAAATGATGTTAACCTAATAAGTTATGAAGTAATAACTAATAAAATACTTGGCTTATATAATGAAGTGAATTTCAAAGGAAGAAAACTTTTAGTATATAAATGTGAAATTGAAATGGTAGATGGAATACTTTCAAATAAATATATCTTAAGAGATGAAAATGGAATGAAAGTAAGAAAAATTTATAACAATAATATAGTTGGTGTTTCCCTTGAAGGAAGAGTGTTAGCTACTGAAAAAGATAGGGTAAAAGTTTCTTTAGAGATTGATGAAAGTTCGACAGAAAGTGAAGATGCAAAATGGTTTGAGTATGCTACTGTATTTTCATCACCAGATGGTACTGGATGGTATTGTATGCCTGAAGTTGGAGATGCAATAAGATTATATTTTCCAGATAACGTTGAAAGCAATGCCTATGCTATAAGTTCAGTTAATTTACAATCAAGTAATTCATCTAAGCGTAGTGATCCTTCACGAAAGAGTATTGGAACTAAATATGGAAAAGAAATAGTAATGAGCCCTGGTGCTGTTGAGATAATAGGAAATGGGAATTTGCTTATGAGATTAACAGATGATGGAGGAATAGAAGTAAATAGTGATAAAAGTATAGTAATGAATGCCGGAGAAGATGTATCAATAAGTGGAGGTGGAAAGGTAACAATACAAGGTGATGCTGGAATTAATTTAACTCAATCAGGAGCAAATATAATAATACAAGATGATGTAATAATGAGTGGAGGAAAAGTAAATATCCAAAGTTAG
- a CDS encoding TIGR04104 family putative zinc finger protein, whose translation MKHVCPNCNNKFSYKQVLKSVWNWKIKCEKCSIEYKVIWYSRLIICAILYMPILMQSKLIPLIGCGIILFYIGWIIFMTPIVSIFCKYEEIK comes from the coding sequence ATGAAACATGTATGTCCTAATTGCAATAATAAATTTAGTTATAAACAGGTATTAAAGTCTGTTTGGAATTGGAAGATTAAATGTGAAAAATGCTCAATTGAATATAAAGTGATATGGTATTCAAGATTAATAATATGTGCAATATTGTATATGCCAATACTTATGCAATCTAAATTAATACCTTTAATTGGTTGTGGAATAATATTATTCTATATTGGTTGGATAATTTTTATGACTCCTATAGTTTCTATATTTTGCAAATATGAAGAAATAAAGTGA
- a CDS encoding VanZ family protein: MTSCNLSIKERYNIIFLISLFIISFSVLIAMILILFANSSDISDLKRPVPYLLLPIYLIVRLVFLKIEIHKNIKTNKFEEIVKLLLFIYFLTIISVKFFPLDKDCVQELLATNILSFSTLFSLKSVMIIFTRNLILFMPLGFLTPIIISKMKNISNCAIISLIFSIAIYLLQITLHYIGIYFLVIISLDMLLSNIIGALIGYGIYHFISNHNKDAIMM, from the coding sequence ATGACTAGTTGTAATTTATCAATAAAAGAGCGATATAATATTATATTTTTAATCTCCCTATTTATTATTTCATTTAGTGTATTGATTGCAATGATATTGATACTATTTGCTAATTCTTCAGATATTTCAGACTTAAAGCGACCTGTACCATACTTATTACTACCTATATATTTAATTGTTAGACTTGTATTTCTAAAAATAGAAATACATAAAAACATAAAAACAAACAAATTTGAGGAAATAGTTAAATTATTATTATTCATTTATTTTTTAACTATTATATCAGTAAAATTTTTCCCATTAGATAAGGATTGTGTACAAGAGTTATTAGCTACAAATATTCTTTCATTTAGCACCCTATTCTCATTAAAATCTGTAATGATAATCTTTACAAGAAACTTAATATTATTTATGCCCCTAGGATTTTTAACACCTATTATTATAAGTAAAATGAAAAATATATCTAATTGTGCTATTATTAGTCTAATTTTTTCTATAGCAATATATCTACTACAAATAACATTACATTATATTGGTATTTATTTTTTAGTTATAATAAGTTTAGATATGTTACTTAGCAATATAATTGGTGCTCTAATAGGATATGGAATTTATCATTTTATATCCAATCATAATAAAGACGCTATAATGATGTAA
- a CDS encoding patatin-like phospholipase family protein — protein MNNNKKFDAVFEGGGVKGIAFVGAIAKLEEKGYSIERCAGTSAGSIISALLAVGYTAAEVKEIMLNTDYNNFLDKNISILSSGNILEKASHMYNLFTDKGFYSGDYFEIWIDKLLKAKSKTKFKDVSVNGKSKLKIIAADITNSTMIILPDDLKKYGIDPMEFEISKAVRMSMSIPFFFKPVELKYGKETSFIVDGGILSNYPIWIFDTEGKPDHPTFGFNLNENELSYTAQDKNNFLYYAYDVISTCIFSHNSEDNYIRDKDLVRTISIPTLGVGATEFDISKEKSLELYQSGYDSTEKFLKEWDFAQYVNDYREDNEAIS, from the coding sequence ATGAACAATAACAAAAAATTTGATGCAGTATTTGAAGGGGGAGGAGTTAAAGGAATAGCTTTTGTAGGAGCTATAGCTAAACTTGAAGAAAAAGGATATTCAATAGAAAGATGTGCTGGAACATCAGCAGGATCTATAATATCAGCACTTTTAGCAGTAGGATATACAGCAGCAGAAGTAAAAGAGATTATGCTTAATACAGATTATAATAATTTCTTAGATAAGAATATATCTATACTTAGCTCAGGAAATATATTAGAAAAGGCATCTCATATGTATAATTTATTTACAGATAAAGGTTTTTATAGTGGAGATTATTTTGAAATATGGATAGACAAGCTTCTTAAAGCAAAATCAAAAACAAAGTTTAAAGATGTATCTGTAAATGGAAAGTCAAAACTTAAAATAATTGCTGCTGATATAACTAATAGTACTATGATAATTTTGCCTGATGATCTTAAAAAGTATGGAATAGATCCTATGGAATTTGAAATATCAAAAGCAGTGAGAATGAGTATGAGTATTCCATTTTTCTTTAAACCAGTAGAATTAAAATATGGTAAAGAAACAAGCTTTATTGTAGATGGTGGAATTTTATCTAATTATCCTATATGGATATTTGATACAGAAGGCAAACCAGATCACCCAACTTTTGGCTTTAACCTTAATGAAAATGAATTAAGCTATACGGCACAAGACAAAAATAATTTCTTATATTACGCATATGATGTAATAAGCACTTGCATATTTAGTCATAATAGTGAAGATAATTATATTAGAGATAAGGATTTAGTTAGAACAATAAGCATCCCAACACTAGGAGTAGGTGCAACTGAATTTGATATATCAAAGGAAAAAAGCTTAGAATTATATCAATCTGGATATGACAGTACAGAAAAATTTTTAAAAGAATGGGATTTTGCCCAATATGTAAATGATTACAGAGAGGATAATGAAGCTATCTCTTAG
- a CDS encoding DUF3795 domain-containing protein, which yields MFESRCGVLCNSCKRKEQVHCNGCINMVKPFWGGECKVKSCCENKILNHCGECIDFPCEMLSTMGVKEGFDPAPKIANCKKWMKENK from the coding sequence ATGTTTGAATCAAGATGTGGAGTTCTATGTAATAGCTGTAAAAGAAAAGAACAGGTACATTGCAATGGATGTATTAATATGGTTAAGCCATTTTGGGGTGGAGAATGCAAAGTTAAATCATGCTGTGAAAATAAAATCCTTAATCACTGTGGAGAGTGTATAGATTTTCCTTGCGAAATGCTTTCAACCATGGGCGTTAAAGAAGGATTTGATCCAGCTCCAAAGATAGCAAATTGCAAAAAATGGATGAAAGAAAATAAATGA